From one Humulus lupulus chromosome 8, drHumLupu1.1, whole genome shotgun sequence genomic stretch:
- the LOC133793587 gene encoding uncharacterized protein LOC133793587 — MGYYLADGIYPKWSTLVQSIHDPRGKKKKFFAMKQEICRKDVERAFGVLQSRFAIVAGPARLWNKRVLHDIMTSCIIMHNMIIEDERDVNATIEERVDVQSPEVEMLGDDDTRFQEFLARHRKIRDKEAHIELQNALIEHLWDEHGNSEN, encoded by the coding sequence ATGGGTTATTATTTAGCTGATGGTATATATCCAAAATGGTCTACTCTTGTTCAAAGCATTCACGATCCACGTGGtaagaaaaaaaagttttttgCAATGAAACAAGAAATATGTAGAAAAGATGTAGAACGCGCATTTGGAGTATTGCAGTCAAGATTTGCAATTGTGGCAGGACCAGCGCGCTTATGGAACAAGAGAGTGTTACATGATATAATGACTTCTTGTATTATTATGCATAATATGATAATAGAAGATGAACGTGATGTTAATGCAACAATTGAAGAACGAGTCGACGTGCAAAGTCCAGAAGTGGAGATGCTAGGTGATGATGATACTCGATTTCAAGAATTCCTTGCTCGACATAGAAAAATTAGGGATAAAGAAGCTCATATCGAACTTCAAAATGCATTAATTGAACACTTATGGGACGAGCATGGTAACTCCGAGAATTAG
- the LOC133794095 gene encoding alpha,alpha-trehalose-phosphate synthase [UDP-forming] 1: MPGNKYESNQPLSTGRVGRLVNDRKIRRNSRTSQSNDVTTENNNNNNNGAQYIENDVCLTEDDNSKVATVEQCPEGDTATTNNYERCETQDKKPARQRLLVVANRLPVSAVRKGEDVWHLEISAGGLVSALLGVKEFEARWIGWAGVNVPDTVGQNALTKSLAEKRCIPVFLDEEIVHQYYNGYCNNILWPLFHYLGLPQEDRLATTRSFQSQFAAYKKANEMFADVVIKHYEEGDVVWCHDYHLMYLPKCLKDFKKSMKVGWFLHTPFPSSEIHRTLPSRSELLRSVLAADLVGFHTYDYARHFVSACTRILGLEGTPEGVEDQGRLTRVAACPIGIDSERFIRALELPQVQEHIRELKERFAGRKVMLGVDRLDMIKGIPQKILAFEKFLEENPAWRDKVVLLQIAVPTRTDVPEYQKLTSQVHEIVGRINGRFGTLTAVPIHHLDRSLDFHALCALYAVTDVALVTSLRDGMNLVSYEFVACQDSKRGVLILSEFAGAAQSLGAGAILVNPWNITEVANAIGQALDMEPEQREKRHNHNFSHVTTHTAQEWAETFVSELNDTVVEAEIRIRDSTPDFPNNDAIKGYLRSNNRLLILGFNATLTEPIDTPGRRDQIKEMDLKLHPELKAPLRALCNDPKTTVVVLSGSDRVVLDDNFKEFDMWLAAENGMFLRHTKGDWMTTMPEHLTMEWVESVKHVFEYFTERTPRSHYYQRDTSLVWNYKYADVEFGRLQARDMLQHLWTGPISNASVDVVQGTRSVEVRAVGVSKGAAIDRILGEIVHSKCMTTPIDYVLCTGHFLVKDEDVYTFFEPVLPLDSLGLARIKGSESHNNNKPPCERRSSVKATANKNGTKSSQSKNQRPSSNGPNHDKRSANHKPAQDKGSWNVLDLKVENYFSCAVGRQQTNARYQLGSSDSVVSFLKQLSHSSL; the protein is encoded by the exons ATGCCAGGGAACAAGTACGAGAGTAACCAACCCTTGTCGACCGGTCGAGTTGGACGGTTAGTGAATGATAGGAAGATAAGGAGAAACAGCAGGACTTCTCAATCAAACGATGTAACTACTGAgaataataacaacaataataatggGGCTCAGTATATTGAGAATGATGTCTGCTTAACAGAAGATGATAATTCGAAAGTTGCCACTGTTGAACAGTGCCCTGAAGGGGATACTGCAACGACTAACAATTATGAGCGATGTGAAACGCAAGATAAAAAGCCTGCTAGGCAACGGTTATTGGTAGTTGCTAACAGATTACCAGTCTCTGCTGTAAGGAAAGGTGAAGATGTATGGCATTTAGAGATTAGTGCTGGGGGTTTAGTCAGTGCTCTTCTGG GCGTGAAGGAGTTTGAGGCAAGGTGGATCGGCTGGGCTGGTGTAAATGTGCCCGATACAGTTGGACAGAATGCACTTACTAAGTCTCTAGCCGAAAAA AGATGTATTCCTGTATTTCTTGATGAAGAGATTGTTCATCAATATTATAATGGCTACTGCAACAACATTTTGTGGCCACTTTTTCATTACCTTGGACTTCCACAAGAAGATCGGCTTGCTACCACCAGGAGTTTCCAGTCTCAGTTTGCTGCATATAAGAAGGCAAATGAAATGTTTGCTGATGTGGTTATCAAGCATTATGAAGAGGGTGATGTTGTTTGGTGCCACGATTACCATCTTATGTATCTTCCAAAATGCTTGAAAGATTTCAAGAAATCAATGAAAGTTGGTTGGTTTCTACATACACCTTTTCCTTCATCTGAAATTCACAGGACATTGCCATCTCGATCAGAGCTGTTGCGCTCAGTTCTTGCTGCAGATTTAGTCGG TTTTCATACATATGACTATGCACGTCATTTCGTTAGTGCTTGTACTCGCATTCTTGGATTGGAGGGTACTCCCGAGGGAGTTGAGGATCAAGGGAGGCTTACTCGAGTGGCTGCA TGTCCCATCGGTATAGATTCAGAGCGCTTTATACGTGCACTGGAGCTTCCTCAAGTCCAGGAACACATCAGAGAACTTAAAGAAAGATTTGCTGGGCGGAag GTAATGTTAGGTGTAGATCGCCTTGATATGATCAAAGGGATTCCTCAGAAGATATTGGCCTTCGAAAAATTCCTCGAGGAAAACCCTGCCTGGCGTGACAAAGTAGTCTTGTTGCAGATTGCTGTGCCAACAAGAACAGATGTTCCAGAGT ATCAAAAACTCACAAGCCAGGTCCATGAAATTGTTGGACGAATTAACGGCAGATTTGGAACATTGACAGCTGTTCCAATACATCACTTG GATCGCTCTCTTGATTTCCATGCTTTATGTGCTCTATATGCTGTCACAG ATGTAGCACTAGTCACATCTTTAAGGGATGGTATGAATCTTGTCAGTTATGAGTTTGTAGCATGCCAAGATTCAAAGAGAGGAGTCTTGATTCTTAGTGAG TTTGCTGGTGCTGCACAATCTCTAGGTGCAGGAGCCATTCTAGTGAACCCGTGGAACATCACTGAAGTTGCTAATGCAATTGGCCAAGCTTTGGATATGGAACCTGAGCAAAGAGAAAAGCGACATAATCACAACTTTTCGCATGTGACTACACACACTGCACAAGAATGGGCGGAGACTTTTGTGAG tGAACTAAATGATACTGTTGTTGAGGCGGAAATACGAATTCGAGATTCAACACCTGATTTTCCTAATAATGATGCAATTAAAGGCTATTTGCGCTCTAATAATCGATTGCTCATACTG GGATTCAATGCAACATTAACTGAACCTATAGACACACCGGGACGAAGAGATCAAATTAAAGAAATGGACCTTAAATTGCATCCAGAGTTGAAGGCACCATTAAGGGCACTTTGCAACGATCCTAAAACAACAGTTGTAGTCCTCAGTGGGAGTGACAGAGTTGTCTTAGATGAT AACTTCAAGGAGTTTGACATGTGGTTGGCAGCAGAGAATGGAATGTTTTTACGGCATACAAAGGGTGATTGGATGACAACAATGCCTGAGCACTTGACTATGGAGTGGGTCGAGAGTGTGAAG CATGTCTTCGAGTATTTCACAGAGAGAACACCAAGGTCCCACTATTACCAACGTGACACTTCCCTTGTATGGAACTACAAATATGCAG ATGTCGAATTTGGACGACTGCAAGCAAGAGATATGCTGCAGCATCTATGGACGGGCCCTATTTCTAATGCATCTGTCGATGTTGTTCAAGGCACCCGTTCTGTCGAGGTGCGAGCAGTTGGTGTCTCAAAG gGTGCAGCAATTGACCGTATCTTGGGGGAGATAGTCCACAGTAAATGCATGACAACACCCATAGATTATGTCCTCTGTACTGGGCATTTTCTCGTAAAG GATGAAGATGTGTACACCTTTTTTGAGCCAGTGCTTCCCTTAGATTCCCTTGGTCTTGCTAGAATCAAGGGAAGTGAGagtcataataataataagccACCATGTGAGAGAAGATCTTCTGTGAAGGCTACCGCAAATAAGAATGGGACAAAATCATCTCAAAGCAAGAACCAACGACCTTCCTCAAATGGCCCAAATCACGACAAGAGAAGTGCCAATCACAAACCAGCGCAAGACAAGGGCTCCTGGAATGTACTTGATCTCAAGGTTGAGAATTACTTCTCTTGTGCTGTTGGGCGGCAACAGACAAATGCTAGGTATCAACTTGGCTCATCTGACTCTGTGGTCTCCTTTCTCAAGCAACTGTCTCATTCATCTTTATAA
- the LOC133794094 gene encoding trifunctional UDP-glucose 4,6-dehydratase/UDP-4-keto-6-deoxy-D-glucose 3,5-epimerase/UDP-4-keto-L-rhamnose-reductase RHM1 codes for MATYTPKNILITGAAGFIASHVANRLIRSYPDYKIVVLDKLDYCSNLKNLLPSRSSPNFKFVKGDIGSADLVNFLLITEKIDTIMHFAAQTHVDNSFGNSFEFTKNNIYGTHVLLEACKVTGQIRRFIHVSTDEVYGETDEDAVVGNHEASQLLPTNPYSATKAGAEMLVMAYGRSYGLPVITTRGNNVYGPNQFPEKLIPKFILLAMRGKQLPIHGDGSNVRSYLYCEDVAEAFEVILHKGEVGHVYNIGTKKERRVIDVAKDICRLFSVDSETCIQFVENRPFNDQRYFLDDQKLTNLGWSERTTWDEGLKKTIEWYTKNPEWWGDVSGALLPHPRMLMMPGGIERHFDGSEEDKSESYVSSNTRMLVPPTKSTNSPRKPPLKFLIYGRTGWIGGLLGKLCEKQGIPFEYGKGRLEDRASLLADIQNVKPTHVFNAAGVTGRPNVDWCESHKPEVIRANVAGTLTIADVCREQGLLLMNYATGCIFEYDAAHPEGSGIGFKEEDKPNFIGSYYSKTKAMVEELLREYDNVCTLRVRMPISSDLNNPRNFITKITRYNKVVNIPNSMTILDELLPISIEMAKRNLRGIWNFTNPGVVSHNEILEMYQKYIDPDFKWQNFNLEEQAKVIVAPRSNNELDASKLSTEFPELLPIKESLLTFVFGPNKKTSAE; via the exons ATGGCTACATATACGCCAAAGAACATCCTCATAACTGGGGCTGCAGGGTTCATTGCTTCCCATGTTGCCAATCGGCTCATCCGCAGTTACCCTGACTACAAGATTGTTGTCCTTGACAAGCTTGATTACTGCTCAAATTTGAAAAATCTTCTCCCCTCGAGATCATCGCCAAATTTCAAGTTTGTTAAGGGGGACATTGGCAGTGCTGATCTTGTCAACTTTCTTTTAATCACAGAGAAAATTGACACCATAATGCATTTTGCCGCTCAGACCCATGTCGATAATTCCTTCGGTAATAGTTTTGAGTTCACCAAGAACAACATCTATGGTACTCATGTCCTTCTAGAAGCATGCAAAGTCACTGGCCAGATCAGGAGGTTCATTCATGTAAGCACTGATGAGGTCTATGGGGAGACTGATGAGGATGCTGTTGTTGGAAATCATGAAGCTTCTCAGCTCCTACCAACAAATCCTTACTCTGCGACAAAAGCTGGAGCTGAAATGCTTGTTATGGCATATGGAAGATCTTATGGATTACCTGTGATAACCACCCGTGGAAACAATGTGTATGGTCCTAACCAATTTCCTGAAAAGTTGATTCCAAAGTTCATCCTCCTAGCTATGAGGGGGAAACAGCTTCCAATTCACGGAGATGGCTCTAATGTGAGGAGCTATTTATACTGCGAGGATGTTGCTGAGGCTTTTGAAGTCATTCTTCACAAAGGAGAGGTTGGACATGTTTATAATATTGGAACAAAGAAGGAAAGGAGGGTTATTGATGTGGCCAAGGATATCTGCAGGCTTTTCTCAGTTGATTCAGAGACATGCATTCAGTTTGTGGAAAACAGACCTTTCAATGACCAGAGGTACTTCTTGGATGATCAGAAGCTAACAAACTTGGGATGGTCGGAAAGGACTACGTGGGACGAGGGATTAAAGAAGACTATTGAATGGTACACCAAGAATCCTGAATGGTGGGGCGATGTTTCAGGGGCCCTGCTTCCTCATCCAAGAATGCTAATGATGCCCGGTGGAATCGAGAGACATTTTGATGGGTCTGAAGAGGACAAATCTGAATCTTATGTCTCAAGTAATACTCGGATGTTGGTTCCACCTACAAAAAGCACCAACTCTCCTCGTAAACCCCCATTGAAATTTTTGATCTATGGTCGAACTGGTTGGATAGGTGGTCTACTTGGGAAGTTATGTGAGAAACAAGGGATTCCATTTGAATATGGAAAAGGGCGCCTCGAAGATCGGGCATCACTCTTGGCAGATATTCAGAATGTCAAACCAACCCATGTATTCAATGCTGCAGGTGTGACTGGTAGACCCAATGTCGATTGGTGTGAATCCCATAAGCCAGAAGTGATTCGTGCCAATGTGGCTGGAACCTTGACCATAGCAGATGTTTGTAGAGAACAAGGCCTCCTACTGATGAATTATGCCACTGGGTGTATTTTTGAGTATGATGCTGCTCATCCAGAAGGTTCTGGCATAGGATTCAAAGAAGAGGACAAACCAAATTTCATTGGTTCATATTATTCCAAAACAAAGGCCATG GTTGAAGAGCTTCTGAGAGAATATGACAATGTCTGCACCCTGAGAGTTCGAATGCCTATATCATCGGATCTGAACAACCCTCGGAACTTCATCACCAAGATTACTCGTTACAACAAGGTGGTTAACATTCCAAACAGTATGACTATCTTGGATGAACTTCTACCCATTTCCATAGAGATGGCGAAGCGGAACCTGAGGGGCATTTGGAACTTCACAAATCCTGGAGTTGTAAGCCATAATGAGATTCTTGAGATGTACCAAAAATACATTGACCCTGATTTCAAGTGGCAAAACTTTAATCTTGAGGAGCAAGCCAAGGTGATTGTAGCCCCTCGAAGCAACAACGAGTTGGACGCATCAAAGTTGAGTACCGAGTTCCCTGAACTGCTACCGATCAAGGAGTCACTGCTTACGTTCGTTTTTGGACCAAACAAGAAAACCTCTGCAGAGTGA
- the LOC133798775 gene encoding uncharacterized protein LOC133798775, which yields MNSYYGSSSYLSSSSSSSDDDYYDDLENQVVCQITANNNFCITQHLNNDVSRRSSIPGHIVINRDRENADRNLFNDYFAENPQFNDSMFRRRFRMGRPLFFRIFDAIQRHDNYFVQRRDGLGKLELSGLQKVTAVFRMLAYGVPADATDEYIKIGESTVLESLKRFCRAVVEVFRARYLRSPNVDDVARLLHIGERRGFPGMLGSLDCMHWKWKNCPTVWGGQYAGRSGSPTIILEAVADYDLWIWHAYFGLLGSNNDINVLEASHLFANLAEGIAPPANYVIKGK from the coding sequence ATGAATTCTTATTATGGCAGTTCATCTTAtttatcatcatcttcttcatcttcaGATGATGATTATTATGATGATCTAGAAAATCAAGTGGTATGTCAAATTACTGCAAACAACAATTTTTGCATCACTCAACACCTCAATAACGATGTGTCACGCCGGAGCTCAATTCCTGGTCATATAGTTATCAACCGTGACCGGGAAAATGCTGATCGCAATCTCTTCAATGACTATTTTGCAGAAAATCCCCAGTTTAATGATTCGATGTTTCGACGAAGATTTCGAATGGGTCGTCCTTTATTCTTTCGTATATTTGATGCTATACAAAGGCATGACAATTACTTCGTCCAGCGAAGGGACGGACTCGGTAAACTTGAGTTGTCCGGCTTGCAAAAGGTAACAGCTGTATTTCGAATGTTAGCATATGGTGTACCGGCAGATGCTACCGATGAGTACATAAAAATTGGAGAATCTACAGTTTTAGAAAGTTTGAAGCGATTTTGCCGTGCAGTTGTCGAGGTGTTTAGAGCTCGCTATCTACGATCACCTAACGTTGATGATGTTGCAAGGCTACTCCACATTGGTGAACGTCGGGGTTTTCCAGGAATGCTGGGTAGTTTAGATTGTATGCATTGGAAATGGAAAAATTGTCCAACGGTTTGGGGAGGACAATATGCCGGTCGTAGTGGATCCCCAACCATTATTCTTGAAGCTGTAGCTGACTATGACCTTTGGATATGGCATGCATATTTTGGTCTACTGGGATCTAATAATGATATTAATGTGTTGGAGGCATCCCATCTTTTTGCTAATCTTGCTGAAGGTATTGCTCCACCCGCTAATTATGTCATCAAAGGTAAATAA